In Rutidosis leptorrhynchoides isolate AG116_Rl617_1_P2 chromosome 2, CSIRO_AGI_Rlap_v1, whole genome shotgun sequence, one genomic interval encodes:
- the LOC139890213 gene encoding glutathione S-transferase T3-like produces MSNTPNTPITPRNQDHEEPATPLSNTRPFSNLLAFGRANQPGIANQPILTPSKEVEEPTKKNARGWSQKELLWLAECFCDTSKNPIVGKSQKRGSFWGRAMEKFNNNEFGWARNEDSMSSKWRDLNKSCSEFLPIYQDIKDHWRSGANDDDVYQNVLQAYYDRYTKNFINKDAFFFLKEHPKWIIPNDPVARAQAQGEGETGYRMDMTGIGESQGDPGTRAFL; encoded by the exons ATGTCTAACACTCCAAACACACCAATCACTCCACGAAATCAAGATCACGAAGAACCCGCAACACCACTCTCCAATACCCGTCCGTTTTCTAATCTTTTGGCGTTCGGGCGTGCTAACCAACCCGGAATCGCAAACCAACCAATACTCACGCCAA GTAAAGAGGTAGAAGAACCGACAAAAAAGAACGCGAGGGGATGGTCACAAAAGGAGCTTTTATGGTTAGCCGAGTGTTTTTGTGATACCTCGAAAAATCCTATAGTTGGGAAATCACAAAAACGGGGTAGTTTTTGGGGAAGGGCGATGGAAAAGTTCAATAACAACGAATTTGGATGGGCACGAAACGAAGATTCAATGTCTTCAAAGTGGCGTGATTTAAACAAATCGTGTAGCGAGTTTTTGCCAATTTATCAAGACATTAAGGATCATTGGCGTAGTGGGGCAAATGACGATGATGTTTACCAAAACGTGTTGCAAGCTTACTATGATCGATACACCAAAAACTTTATTAACAAGGACGCCTTTTTTTTCTTGAAAGAACATCCGAAGTGGATCATTCCAAATGATCCGGTTGCTAGAGCTCAAGCTCAAGGTGAAGGTGAAACAGGGTATCGTATGGATATGACGGGTATTGGTGAAA